The Thermodesulfobacteriota bacterium DNA window CGCCCCGGGGGGGTCCTTTCTCACATACCACATTCGCGCGGGGGGGGGGGGCCCACCCCCCCCCCCCGTCCGTCGTTTCCCGCCGCGCATGAAGGCGTTCCTCCTTCCCTTCCTGTTCCTGGCCTCCGCCTTCTTCTCCGCGACGGAGACGGCGCTCTTCGCCCTGCGGCGGATCGACCTCGAGAAGTGGAAGGAGGAGCGGAATCGGAAGGCGGCGCTGATCGCGGAGCTGCTCGAGGACCCGGCCCAGCTCATCGCGACGATCCTGATCGGCAACGAGATCGTCAACGTCGCGATCTCCGCGGTCCTCGCCGCCCTGCTCCTCCCGCTGCTCGCTCCGGGGATCGGAGAGATCGTCGCGAGCGCCGCGGGAGCGCTGGGGATCCTCATCCTCGGCGACATCGCGCCCAAGAGCGTCGTCTGGCCGCGGGCGAAGGCGTTCTCGCTGCTGCTCGCGGGCCCGATGACGGCCTTCTCCCGCCTGGTGGCGCCGCTGCGGTTCGTCATCGGGAAGCTCTCGTCCGGGATCCTTTGGCTGCTGGGCGCCGGGGGAGAGACGGAATCCCGGGAGCGGATCTCGGAGGCCGAGTTCCGCGCGATGGTCGACGTGGGGGAGGAGACCGGCACCCTCGATCCCGGCGAGAAGGAGCTCATCCACAATATCTTCGAGATGACGGACCAGCGAGCCGCGGAGATCATGACGCCGATGCCCGACGTGTTCATGGTCCCGAGGGGGTTGCCGTACGACGATCTGATCGCGCAGTACCGCCGATACCGCAAGTCGCGGATCCCCGTGTACGAGGGGGAGCGCCGCCGCGTCGCGGGGGTCCTGCACTTCAAGGACCTCCTCCGGCAGATGTCGGAAGGGGGGGAGCCGCCGCAGTGGGAACGGCTCATGCGCCACGCCTATTTCGTCCCTTCGACGAAGAAACTGCCGCTGCTGCTGCGCGAGTTCCAGCGAAGAAAGGTCCAC harbors:
- a CDS encoding hemolysin family protein, yielding MKAFLLPFLFLASAFFSATETALFALRRIDLEKWKEERNRKAALIAELLEDPAQLIATILIGNEIVNVAISAVLAALLLPLLAPGIGEIVASAAGALGILILGDIAPKSVVWPRAKAFSLLLAGPMTAFSRLVAPLRFVIGKLSSGILWLLGAGGETESRERISEAEFRAMVDVGEETGTLDPGEKELIHNIFEMTDQRAAEIMTPMPDVFMVPRGLPYDDLIAQYRRYRKSRIPVYEGERRRVAGVLHFKDLLRQMSEGGEPPQWERLMRHAYFVPSTKKLPLLLREFQRRKVHIAVVVDEFGEQVGIITLEDVLEELFGDIHEEHDREEKEIVPRPDGSSRVLGKTPIHRFNDTFGTALPDEEWDTVAGLLLHEFGRLPARGDTIVVSGLRVTVEKLKGVRIVEVGVQPVPAEPVPGEKE